In the Corynebacterium gerontici genome, one interval contains:
- the map gene encoding type I methionyl aminopeptidase: MAKRAPLTPGTPTPIRTVPKQIPRPEYVWKDTVQEAMGEPFVQTPETIEAMREASKIAANALQAAGQAVAPGVTTDELDRIAHEYMLDHGAYPSCLGYRNFPKSVCTSLNEIVCHGIPDTTVIQDGDIVNIDVTAFKNGVHGDTNATFLAGDVSEEHRLLVERTKEATMRGIRAAKPGRQINVIGRVIESYARRFGYSVVEDFTGHGIGTTFHNGLVVLHFDSDRYTNELVPGMTLTIEPMLNLGGLDYEIWDDDWTVQNTDHQFSAQFEHTIVITEDGNEILTLPDESI; the protein is encoded by the coding sequence ATGGCAAAGCGCGCACCACTGACACCTGGAACCCCCACGCCCATCCGAACTGTGCCGAAGCAGATCCCGCGGCCTGAATACGTGTGGAAGGACACGGTTCAGGAGGCGATGGGCGAACCCTTCGTGCAGACGCCCGAAACGATTGAGGCGATGCGTGAGGCATCAAAGATCGCGGCGAATGCGCTGCAAGCAGCAGGGCAAGCGGTAGCACCCGGGGTGACCACGGACGAACTGGACCGCATCGCGCATGAGTACATGCTCGACCACGGCGCATATCCTTCATGCCTGGGGTATCGTAATTTTCCGAAGTCCGTGTGCACCAGCCTCAATGAGATCGTGTGCCACGGCATACCGGATACCACGGTGATCCAAGACGGCGACATCGTCAATATCGACGTCACAGCCTTCAAAAACGGCGTGCATGGTGACACGAACGCTACCTTCCTCGCAGGTGATGTGAGTGAGGAACACCGGCTGCTGGTGGAGCGCACCAAAGAAGCGACCATGCGTGGTATTCGCGCCGCCAAGCCTGGCCGCCAGATTAATGTGATTGGGCGCGTAATCGAGAGCTATGCTCGACGCTTCGGGTATTCGGTGGTCGAAGATTTCACTGGCCACGGCATTGGCACCACTTTCCACAATGGCCTGGTCGTGCTCCATTTTGATTCCGACCGTTACACCAATGAGCTGGTTCCGGGCATGACGCTCACCATTGAACCCATGCTGAACCTCGGCGGGCTGGACTACGAGATCTGGGATGACGATTGGACGGTGCAGAACACCGATCACCAATTCTCCGCGCAGTTCGAACACACCATCGTGATCACCGAGGACGGCAACGAGATCCTCACCCTGCCAGACGAATCTATCTAA
- a CDS encoding penicillin-binding transpeptidase domain-containing protein, with product MNQARQRGIAVGVIASTLGSLVACTPKPASAEPLVEQYIQDLQSQDFSGAAELSDDPAAATILEDSWKGLQAEGLSATVENVKTNDTIATATVNYQWDLPKDRSFEYQADITLNRINDQWSIRWQPTALHPRLGANQHLELRAVNAEKASVVSSDGADVLVPGTVYRILIDTDQVTDPAVVSRSVVAQLNAAHGFDDTVTVPDIKELEQAIRKHSGTYSVTTVSKETGERIKGGLESVPGVRLNPEAAMVNTDPDFAPDVISRVTSLVSDELEGSNGWKIAAVTSDGAEMEQLDYHSPDPAPSVQISLDHKVQQAAEEAVNLRADKQAVLVAVRPSTGQILAIAQTDKADKAGDLALTGMFPPGSTFKIVTASAGIEDQGLTPGSIVPCPGSMNIYGRVVNNYNGFSLGNVPLQQAFARSCNTTFADFSTKLQPGQLKDVGKEFGIGVDYDIPGISTVTGQIPEGDTELDRTEAGYGQGDVLVSPFGLAMVSATAATGHTPVPTLISTKDTKVSGEQHNPDQATIDQLRDLMAAVTAGGGTAAGMSQQGGKIFAKTGEAEINGGSHAWFTGYREDDIAFATLVVLGGGSETAVAVTDKFFTTLDDLRAQGSLPPAEQPQP from the coding sequence ATGAATCAGGCGCGGCAGCGAGGCATCGCAGTTGGAGTTATTGCTTCCACTTTGGGCTCGCTCGTTGCTTGTACCCCAAAACCGGCCTCTGCCGAGCCTCTGGTTGAGCAGTACATCCAAGATCTTCAGTCCCAGGATTTCTCTGGCGCTGCTGAGCTTTCCGACGACCCCGCAGCCGCAACAATCCTGGAAGATTCTTGGAAAGGTCTGCAGGCCGAAGGGCTGTCTGCAACCGTGGAAAACGTCAAGACGAATGACACCATCGCCACCGCCACGGTGAACTATCAGTGGGATCTGCCAAAGGATCGCAGCTTTGAATATCAGGCAGATATCACTCTCAACCGCATCAACGATCAGTGGTCGATCCGCTGGCAACCTACCGCTTTGCACCCGCGGCTGGGCGCCAATCAACACCTGGAATTGCGCGCAGTAAATGCGGAAAAGGCAAGCGTTGTGTCCTCCGATGGCGCGGACGTCTTGGTGCCCGGCACCGTGTATCGAATCTTGATTGACACTGACCAGGTAACTGATCCAGCGGTGGTATCCCGCAGTGTTGTAGCACAGCTGAACGCCGCCCACGGCTTCGATGACACCGTGACAGTGCCGGATATCAAGGAGCTAGAGCAGGCGATCCGCAAGCACTCTGGAACCTACTCGGTGACCACCGTGTCAAAGGAAACCGGCGAGCGCATCAAAGGCGGTCTGGAATCTGTGCCAGGAGTGCGCTTGAACCCCGAAGCCGCCATGGTGAACACGGATCCAGACTTCGCTCCCGATGTCATCTCACGAGTGACATCCTTGGTGTCCGACGAACTTGAGGGCAGCAATGGCTGGAAGATTGCCGCCGTCACTTCCGACGGGGCGGAAATGGAGCAGTTGGACTACCACTCGCCGGATCCTGCGCCTTCGGTGCAAATCAGCCTGGATCACAAGGTACAACAGGCCGCCGAGGAGGCCGTGAACCTCCGCGCAGACAAGCAGGCGGTGTTGGTGGCGGTGCGCCCATCCACGGGGCAGATTCTGGCTATTGCTCAAACGGATAAAGCTGATAAGGCTGGTGATCTCGCGCTCACCGGCATGTTCCCTCCTGGCTCGACATTCAAGATCGTCACCGCCTCGGCGGGTATTGAGGATCAAGGCTTGACGCCCGGCAGCATCGTGCCGTGCCCGGGCAGCATGAATATCTACGGGCGAGTGGTGAATAACTACAACGGGTTTTCCCTCGGCAACGTCCCACTGCAACAGGCATTCGCTCGTTCCTGCAACACCACCTTTGCGGACTTTTCCACCAAGTTGCAACCGGGCCAGCTCAAAGACGTCGGCAAGGAATTTGGCATCGGCGTTGACTATGACATTCCTGGTATCTCCACTGTGACGGGCCAAATCCCGGAAGGCGACACCGAGCTTGATCGCACGGAAGCCGGATACGGCCAGGGTGATGTGTTGGTAAGCCCCTTTGGGCTGGCTATGGTGAGTGCTACTGCCGCCACGGGTCACACTCCGGTGCCCACGCTTATCTCCACCAAGGACACCAAAGTAAGCGGTGAGCAGCACAACCCGGATCAGGCAACCATCGATCAACTGCGCGATCTCATGGCAGCAGTCACGGCCGGCGGAGGCACAGCAGCGGGCATGAGCCAGCAAGGCGGCAAGATCTTTGCCAAGACCGGCGAGGCGGAAATCAACGGTGGTTCGCACGCCTGGTTCACCGGCTACCGTGAAGACGACATTGCTTTTGCCACGCTTGTGGTACTCGGCGGCGGTTCGGAAACGGCAGTGGCAGTGACCGACAAGTTCTTCACCACGCTTGATGATCTGCGAGCCCAAGGTTCCCTGCCTCCGGCTGAGCAACCGCAACCCTAA
- the ispG gene encoding flavodoxin-dependent (E)-4-hydroxy-3-methylbut-2-enyl-diphosphate synthase, translating into MTTSGQPIGLGLPDAPPPVLAPRRKTRQLMVGSVGVGSDYPVSVQSMTTTKTHDINATLQQIAQLTATGCDIVRVACPKTVDAEALPVIAKKSPIPVIADIHFQPKYIFAAIDAGCAAVRVNPGNIKEFDGRVKEVAKAAGDANIPIRIGVNAGSLDKRLMEKYGKATPEALVESALWEAGLFEEHGFGDIAISVKHNDPVIMVEAYRQLAAQCDYPLHLGVTEAGPKFQGTIKSAVAFGSLLADGIGDTIRVSLSADPVEEIKVGDQILQSLNLRERGLEIVSCPSCGRAQVDVYSLAEEVTAALEGMDVPLRVAVMGCVVNGPGEARDADLGVASGNGKGQIFVKGEVIKTVPESQIVETLIEEAMRICEEEGIEIKEGAGPQVKVTR; encoded by the coding sequence TTGACTACTAGCGGACAACCCATCGGCCTTGGACTTCCAGACGCACCACCGCCGGTGCTGGCGCCGAGGCGTAAGACTCGCCAGCTCATGGTAGGCAGCGTGGGCGTTGGCTCCGATTACCCGGTGTCGGTGCAGTCGATGACCACCACCAAAACCCACGACATTAACGCAACGCTTCAGCAGATCGCGCAGCTCACCGCCACCGGCTGCGACATCGTCCGCGTGGCGTGCCCAAAAACGGTCGACGCTGAAGCGCTGCCGGTGATTGCCAAGAAGTCGCCTATTCCGGTTATCGCGGACATTCACTTCCAGCCCAAATACATTTTCGCCGCCATCGACGCCGGCTGTGCCGCAGTGCGTGTGAACCCAGGCAACATCAAGGAATTCGACGGTCGCGTGAAGGAAGTGGCGAAGGCCGCGGGCGACGCCAACATTCCAATCCGCATCGGCGTGAACGCCGGTTCTCTGGATAAGCGCCTCATGGAGAAGTACGGCAAGGCCACCCCAGAGGCATTGGTGGAATCTGCGCTGTGGGAAGCTGGCCTGTTTGAGGAACACGGCTTCGGTGACATCGCGATCTCCGTCAAGCACAACGATCCGGTGATCATGGTGGAGGCGTACCGCCAGCTCGCCGCTCAGTGCGATTACCCGCTGCACCTTGGTGTGACCGAGGCGGGTCCGAAGTTCCAGGGCACCATCAAGTCCGCCGTGGCGTTCGGCTCCCTGCTTGCCGACGGCATCGGTGACACCATCCGCGTGTCGCTCTCCGCCGATCCCGTGGAAGAAATCAAGGTGGGCGACCAAATCTTGCAGTCGCTCAACCTCCGCGAACGCGGTTTGGAAATTGTGTCGTGCCCATCCTGTGGCCGCGCCCAAGTGGACGTCTACTCGCTTGCTGAGGAAGTTACCGCCGCGCTGGAAGGCATGGATGTGCCGCTGCGCGTGGCCGTCATGGGTTGTGTTGTCAATGGGCCCGGCGAGGCGCGCGATGCTGACCTTGGCGTGGCTTCCGGTAATGGTAAGGGGCAAATCTTCGTCAAGGGTGAAGTGATCAAGACTGTCCCCGAATCCCAGATCGTGGAGACGCTCATCGAAGAAGCCATGCGCATCTGCGAAGAAGAAGGCATCGAAATTAAGGAAGGCGCTGGCCCCCAGGTCAAGGTCACTCGCTAG
- a CDS encoding M50 family metallopeptidase, which produces MGSYLLGVVLFALGIAATIALHELGHMSAARMFGMRVRRYFVGFGPTVFSWRKGHTEYGFKAVPLGGFCDIAGMTNQDEVTAEEAPFAMRNKPWWQRIIVLLGGIIMNILLALGLIYSVAVGYGLPNPNVDLTATVGETGCVAQKQVDAQTLSPCEGEGPAAQAGVAPGDKIYSVNGQATPTFQDVATEVRQHPGETVTLEIERDGQRMEVPVAVESVQRLNAEGQSVTVGAIGVSSAPFKDVILEYGPVDGIGATFAFTGQMLGATMQGLAAFPAKIPGVAASIFGAQRDQESPMSVVGASRVGGELAQRDSWPMFVMLLANLNLFLALFNLVPLPPLDGGHIAVVLYEVIRDRIRKLRGLAPAGPANYTKLMPLTYTVAMLLLGVGALVIVADVVNPVKLFG; this is translated from the coding sequence GTGGGATCTTATCTGCTCGGTGTTGTGCTGTTCGCGCTCGGCATCGCCGCCACCATCGCGCTACATGAGCTGGGGCACATGAGTGCAGCACGCATGTTTGGAATGCGTGTGCGTCGCTACTTCGTGGGTTTCGGGCCAACCGTGTTTTCCTGGCGCAAAGGCCACACTGAATACGGCTTCAAAGCGGTGCCGCTGGGCGGGTTCTGCGACATTGCGGGAATGACCAACCAAGATGAGGTAACCGCCGAAGAAGCACCGTTTGCCATGCGCAATAAGCCTTGGTGGCAGCGAATTATCGTGCTGCTTGGTGGCATCATCATGAATATCCTGCTCGCCCTTGGACTCATCTATAGCGTGGCGGTGGGCTATGGTTTGCCAAATCCCAACGTCGATCTCACCGCGACGGTGGGGGAGACGGGATGCGTTGCGCAAAAGCAGGTGGATGCCCAAACGTTGAGCCCTTGTGAGGGGGAAGGTCCTGCAGCTCAGGCGGGCGTTGCTCCCGGTGACAAGATTTACTCCGTGAATGGTCAAGCCACCCCAACCTTCCAGGATGTAGCGACTGAGGTGCGTCAGCATCCGGGTGAGACCGTCACGCTCGAGATCGAACGCGATGGGCAACGCATGGAGGTGCCTGTAGCAGTTGAGAGCGTCCAACGCCTCAACGCCGAGGGGCAATCCGTGACCGTGGGTGCCATTGGCGTGAGCTCTGCCCCTTTCAAAGACGTGATCCTGGAATACGGTCCGGTTGACGGCATTGGCGCTACCTTTGCCTTCACGGGTCAAATGCTTGGTGCCACTATGCAGGGCTTGGCGGCATTCCCCGCAAAAATTCCGGGCGTGGCCGCTTCCATCTTCGGCGCTCAACGAGATCAGGAAAGCCCTATGAGTGTGGTTGGTGCTTCGCGGGTTGGCGGTGAATTGGCGCAGCGGGATTCCTGGCCAATGTTCGTGATGCTGCTGGCGAACCTCAACCTCTTCCTCGCCTTGTTTAACTTGGTGCCGCTGCCACCGCTGGACGGCGGGCATATCGCGGTGGTGCTGTATGAGGTGATCCGCGACCGTATTCGAAAGCTGCGCGGCCTTGCTCCGGCGGGTCCTGCGAACTACACCAAGCTGATGCCCTTGACTTACACGGTGGCCATGTTGCTGCTTGGTGTTGGCGCGTTGGTGATCGTGGCCGATGTGGTGAATCCCGTGAAGCTCTTTGGTTAG
- the dxr gene encoding 1-deoxy-D-xylulose-5-phosphate reductoisomerase gives MRTVTQRILILGSTGSIGTQALEVIADHRDRFEVVGLAAGSNAELIAQQAKLFDVPASHIAIADERAAAQLRRELGGAVLSGQDSAARLVREVEADTVLNALVGSMGLDATMATIEAGEILALANKESLVAGGELVMAAAKPGQIVPVDSEHTAMAQSLRAGFREEVSRFVLTASGGPFRGWSREEMWEVTPEQAAQHPTWSMGQMNTLNSATLVNKGLELIEATLLFDVAAEDIDVVVHPQSIVHSMITFCDGATIAQASPPSMKMPIAHALAWPHRVADVQPHLDFSQASTWEFLPVEPQFKAIDLAREAASAGGTFSAVYNASNEQAAEAFLQGRIRFPQIVDAVEEVLQKANDFAGHAGSIEEVLEHERLARERADVVVEKLARLS, from the coding sequence ATGCGCACTGTGACTCAGCGGATTCTCATTCTTGGTAGTACCGGCTCAATTGGCACGCAGGCTTTGGAGGTGATTGCGGACCATCGCGATCGCTTCGAGGTGGTGGGGCTTGCCGCTGGCTCTAATGCGGAACTGATCGCGCAGCAGGCCAAGCTTTTCGACGTCCCCGCGTCCCACATCGCCATCGCCGATGAGCGCGCCGCGGCGCAACTCCGCAGGGAGCTCGGTGGAGCGGTCTTGTCAGGACAAGACTCAGCAGCGCGCTTGGTGCGTGAAGTCGAAGCCGATACCGTGCTCAACGCTCTCGTCGGATCCATGGGGCTTGATGCAACGATGGCAACCATAGAGGCGGGGGAGATCCTCGCCCTGGCGAACAAGGAGTCGCTCGTTGCCGGTGGTGAGCTCGTGATGGCAGCCGCGAAGCCGGGCCAGATCGTGCCGGTGGATTCGGAACACACGGCGATGGCCCAATCGCTACGTGCAGGTTTTCGTGAGGAGGTCTCGCGATTCGTGCTCACCGCATCTGGTGGGCCCTTCCGCGGTTGGAGCCGCGAGGAAATGTGGGAGGTCACCCCAGAGCAGGCGGCCCAGCATCCAACGTGGTCCATGGGGCAGATGAACACCCTCAACTCAGCCACGTTGGTGAACAAAGGGCTCGAGCTCATCGAAGCCACCCTGCTCTTCGATGTTGCAGCGGAGGACATTGACGTGGTGGTTCACCCACAGTCCATCGTCCACTCGATGATTACCTTTTGTGATGGTGCCACCATCGCGCAGGCCTCACCGCCTTCGATGAAGATGCCGATTGCCCACGCGCTGGCCTGGCCCCACCGCGTTGCCGATGTTCAACCCCACCTTGATTTCTCCCAAGCCTCCACCTGGGAGTTTTTACCCGTCGAACCACAATTCAAAGCCATTGACCTAGCCCGTGAGGCAGCAAGTGCGGGTGGCACATTCTCGGCAGTGTACAACGCCTCAAATGAGCAAGCGGCAGAGGCCTTCTTGCAAGGCCGGATCCGATTCCCGCAGATTGTCGACGCTGTTGAGGAAGTGCTTCAAAAAGCCAATGATTTCGCCGGGCATGCGGGCAGCATTGAGGAAGTACTCGAACATGAACGGCTGGCGCGGGAGCGTGCGGACGTGGTCGTCGAAAAGCTTGCTCGCCTAAGCTAG
- a CDS encoding DUF2631 domain-containing protein — MAGSHEIAPSVHNGVSTLDEPSAAWGWHDIGQHAIQIAGWISVFFLLAYNFGNHKGHVETIYLFTFAALIAVGLLIQLFKPSLGKQQRTLTARNKPLGHKEPDWAYLQRTATGPYAKLSDSQLRALNIEPSRVAHLRELDAK, encoded by the coding sequence GTGGCAGGTTCCCACGAGATCGCCCCTTCCGTGCACAACGGCGTATCCACCCTGGATGAGCCTTCGGCGGCATGGGGTTGGCACGATATCGGACAACACGCCATCCAGATTGCTGGCTGGATCTCCGTGTTCTTCCTTCTCGCCTACAACTTCGGCAACCACAAGGGACACGTAGAGACCATCTACCTGTTCACCTTCGCAGCCCTGATCGCCGTTGGACTCCTGATCCAGCTATTCAAGCCCTCCTTGGGCAAGCAGCAGCGCACACTGACTGCGCGCAACAAGCCACTGGGCCACAAGGAGCCCGACTGGGCATACTTGCAGCGCACTGCAACCGGCCCTTACGCCAAGCTAAGCGATTCCCAGCTCCGCGCGCTCAACATTGAGCCCTCTCGCGTTGCCCATCTTCGCGAACTTGATGCGAAGTAG
- the rlmN gene encoding 23S rRNA (adenine(2503)-C(2))-methyltransferase RlmN → MATPIQLNFSSPRRGMPPKHFADLTQEQRIEALKELRLPKFRANQIAKHYYERKEADPSTMTDLPAGARDQVKEALFPTLMTPVRDVAADDGETQKTLWRLHDGTLLESVLMRYPNRATLCISSQAGCGMACPFCATGQGGLDRNLSTAEIVDQVRAAAATMEAEGGRLSNIVFMGMGEPLANYKRVVSAVRQITQPSPEGFGISQRNVTVSTVGLAPAIRKLAEENLSVTLAVSLHTPDDELRDSLVPVNNRWSVQEVLDAAAYYAEKSGRRVSIEYALIRDINDQGWRADMLGKKLHKALGSKVHVNLIPLNPTPGSKWDASPKERQDEFVRRVIAQGVPCTVRDTKGQEIAAACGQLAADERN, encoded by the coding sequence ATGGCTACTCCCATTCAGCTCAACTTTTCCTCCCCACGCCGCGGCATGCCGCCCAAGCACTTCGCGGATCTCACCCAAGAGCAGCGCATTGAAGCGCTGAAGGAGCTTAGGCTACCCAAGTTCCGCGCGAATCAAATTGCCAAGCACTATTACGAGCGCAAAGAGGCGGATCCCTCCACGATGACGGATCTTCCTGCTGGCGCGCGCGATCAGGTAAAAGAGGCGTTGTTCCCAACGTTGATGACGCCGGTCCGAGATGTCGCCGCCGACGACGGTGAAACGCAGAAAACACTGTGGCGCCTGCATGACGGCACGCTGCTCGAATCGGTGCTCATGCGCTACCCGAACCGTGCCACACTGTGCATTTCTTCTCAAGCAGGCTGCGGCATGGCGTGTCCTTTCTGCGCTACCGGCCAAGGTGGTTTGGATCGCAACCTGTCCACCGCTGAGATCGTAGATCAGGTGCGCGCAGCGGCGGCCACAATGGAGGCCGAAGGAGGACGTCTCAGCAACATCGTCTTCATGGGCATGGGAGAGCCGCTGGCGAACTACAAGCGAGTGGTGAGCGCCGTGCGTCAAATTACCCAACCAAGCCCCGAAGGCTTTGGCATCTCTCAGCGCAACGTCACTGTTTCCACCGTGGGTTTGGCACCAGCAATTCGCAAGCTTGCCGAAGAAAACCTGTCTGTCACCCTAGCCGTATCACTCCACACTCCCGACGATGAATTGCGCGACTCCCTCGTGCCAGTAAACAACCGCTGGAGTGTGCAGGAAGTATTGGACGCGGCTGCCTACTACGCTGAGAAATCCGGCCGCCGAGTCTCCATCGAGTACGCGCTCATCCGCGACATCAATGATCAAGGTTGGCGCGCGGACATGCTGGGGAAGAAACTCCACAAGGCGTTGGGTTCAAAAGTGCACGTGAACCTGATCCCGCTGAATCCCACCCCTGGCTCCAAGTGGGACGCGTCCCCGAAGGAACGCCAGGACGAGTTTGTGCGCCGCGTGATTGCGCAGGGAGTGCCGTGCACCGTGCGCGATACGAAGGGACAAGAGATTGCCGCTGCGTGCGGGCAGCTGGCTGCGGACGAACGCAACTAA
- a CDS encoding LapA family protein: MEEQKRNNAYSSTPPSTGAHSIPATATTESRTPQEPKKVQGSLAGGTWLALIFGALLLIVLLIFIMQNQESVQLEFFGWNFNFPLGVGLLLSAIAGALIMAMVGAVRMFQLRKQIKKSS; this comes from the coding sequence ATGGAAGAACAAAAACGTAATAATGCCTATAGCTCAACGCCTCCCTCTACGGGCGCACATTCCATACCCGCCACAGCCACGACAGAGTCTCGGACACCCCAAGAACCAAAGAAGGTGCAGGGGTCGCTCGCAGGCGGGACTTGGTTAGCGCTCATTTTTGGTGCGCTGCTGCTCATCGTATTGCTGATCTTCATCATGCAAAACCAGGAGTCGGTGCAGCTTGAATTCTTTGGCTGGAACTTCAACTTCCCGCTAGGCGTTGGTCTGTTGCTCTCCGCCATCGCCGGCGCGCTCATCATGGCGATGGTTGGCGCCGTGCGCATGTTCCAGCTGCGTAAGCAAATTAAGAAGAGCTCATAG
- a CDS encoding phosphatidate cytidylyltransferase has protein sequence MNRPARGLDHLPKPRNSAGRDLKAAITTGVALGAAVLLCIFVVPFGWYPLVAVAIATATWEVHARLSEAGYLLQRWVMIIGGQLMLWSSWPFGTKGLVAAYVAAALSLMFGRLFHYGPKTPPKNYLRDTAVGIFVLTWIPLFGSFAAMLSLFGTVKASGAMFIVTFMLCVIASDTGGYVAGVMFGKHPMAPAVSPKKSWEGFAGSVFFGAIAGALTVYFLLDSTWWWGLILGLGLVVCATLGDLVESQFKRELGIKDMSSLLPGHGGIMDRLDGMLPSAMVTWLVLSAITTI, from the coding sequence ATGAACCGACCGGCACGAGGGCTGGATCATTTGCCCAAGCCCCGCAACTCTGCAGGCCGAGACCTCAAGGCTGCTATTACCACTGGCGTTGCGCTCGGTGCCGCGGTGCTGCTTTGCATTTTCGTGGTGCCATTTGGTTGGTATCCCCTCGTAGCGGTGGCCATCGCGACGGCTACCTGGGAGGTTCATGCCCGTTTGAGCGAGGCGGGCTACCTGCTCCAACGTTGGGTCATGATCATCGGTGGGCAGCTCATGCTTTGGTCCAGTTGGCCCTTCGGGACAAAGGGGCTTGTTGCCGCGTATGTAGCAGCAGCACTGAGCCTCATGTTTGGCAGGCTCTTCCACTACGGCCCCAAAACACCGCCAAAAAATTACCTGCGGGACACCGCGGTGGGCATCTTTGTGCTCACCTGGATCCCACTCTTTGGTAGCTTCGCCGCCATGCTTTCGCTCTTCGGTACCGTTAAGGCTTCGGGGGCGATGTTCATTGTCACCTTTATGCTCTGCGTCATCGCTTCAGATACCGGGGGCTATGTGGCAGGCGTGATGTTTGGCAAGCACCCAATGGCCCCGGCCGTGAGCCCCAAGAAATCTTGGGAGGGTTTTGCGGGCTCCGTGTTTTTTGGTGCCATCGCTGGTGCGCTCACCGTGTATTTCCTGCTCGACTCCACCTGGTGGTGGGGTCTGATACTGGGCCTTGGCTTGGTGGTGTGCGCAACGCTTGGCGATCTAGTGGAGTCTCAATTCAAGCGCGAACTTGGCATTAAGGACATGTCGAGTCTTCTGCCAGGCCACGGCGGCATCATGGATCGCCTGGACGGCATGTTGCCTTCGGCAATGGTTACCTGGTTGGTGCTCAGCGCCATCACCACTATCTAG
- the frr gene encoding ribosome recycling factor, translating into MIDEVLFECEEHMTTSVDRTRDELTNIRTGRANPAMFNGVIADYYGVPTPITQMATISVPEARMLLIKPYEMSSMGEIENAIRNSDLGVNPTNDGQVLRVTIPQLTEERRRDMVKLAKSKGEDGKIAIRNVRRKGMDQLKKIQKDGDAGEDEVQAAEKELDKVTANYVGQVDELVSKKEQELMEV; encoded by the coding sequence ATGATTGACGAAGTGTTGTTTGAATGCGAAGAGCACATGACCACCTCGGTGGATCGCACCCGCGATGAGCTCACCAATATCCGTACTGGCCGTGCGAACCCCGCAATGTTCAACGGTGTTATTGCAGATTATTACGGTGTGCCCACCCCTATTACGCAGATGGCCACCATCTCTGTGCCTGAGGCGCGCATGCTACTGATCAAGCCTTATGAGATGTCTTCGATGGGGGAGATCGAAAACGCTATCCGCAACTCAGATCTTGGCGTGAACCCCACCAACGACGGTCAGGTGCTGCGTGTGACCATCCCGCAGCTCACCGAGGAGCGCCGCCGTGACATGGTGAAGTTGGCGAAGTCCAAGGGTGAGGACGGCAAGATTGCCATCCGCAACGTGCGCCGCAAAGGCATGGATCAACTGAAGAAGATCCAAAAAGACGGCGACGCGGGCGAAGACGAAGTGCAGGCCGCCGAAAAGGAACTGGACAAGGTCACCGCCAACTACGTAGGCCAGGTGGATGAACTGGTGAGCAAGAAGGAACAGGAGCTGATGGAGGTTTAA
- the pyrH gene encoding UMP kinase, with amino-acid sequence MLKLGGEMFGGGEVGIDPDVVQNVARQIAEVAKSGVEVAVVIGGGNFFRGAQLQQRGMDRSRSDYMGMLGTVMNCLALQDFLQQEGIDCRVQTAINMAQVAEPYLPLRADRHLEKGRVVIFGAGMGMPYFSTDTTAAQRALEIGCEVLLMAKAVDGVYSDDPRTNPDAELYTEITPREVIEKNLKVADATAFSLCMDNNMPILVFNLLTHGNIARAVSGERIGTLVQS; translated from the coding sequence AACTTGGTGGTGAGATGTTTGGCGGTGGGGAAGTCGGCATTGACCCCGATGTGGTGCAAAATGTAGCGCGCCAGATCGCAGAAGTGGCGAAATCCGGTGTGGAAGTTGCCGTGGTCATCGGCGGTGGCAACTTCTTCCGCGGCGCTCAACTGCAGCAGCGCGGCATGGATCGCTCACGTTCGGATTACATGGGCATGCTCGGCACGGTCATGAACTGCCTGGCTTTGCAGGACTTCCTCCAGCAAGAAGGGATTGATTGTCGCGTCCAAACTGCCATTAATATGGCGCAGGTGGCTGAGCCTTACCTCCCGCTTCGTGCGGATCGTCACCTCGAAAAAGGCCGCGTGGTCATCTTTGGCGCCGGTATGGGCATGCCCTATTTCTCCACAGATACCACCGCAGCCCAGCGAGCCCTGGAGATCGGCTGTGAGGTGCTGCTGATGGCCAAAGCTGTTGATGGCGTCTACTCCGATGACCCCCGCACGAATCCCGACGCGGAGCTGTACACGGAAATCACTCCTCGCGAGGTTATTGAGAAGAACCTGAAAGTGGCCGACGCCACCGCCTTCAGTCTGTGCATGGACAACAACATGCCGATCCTTGTGTTCAATCTCCTCACCCACGGCAACATTGCACGCGCCGTTTCGGGCGAACGCATCGGCACGCTGGTGCAATCCTGA